A region from the Paenarthrobacter aurescens genome encodes:
- the chvE gene encoding multiple monosaccharide ABC transporter substrate-binding protein, with protein MRLKKLLGAVAVVLTLTVGATGCGSRGGTAESSSSANPSDSLVGISMPTQTSERWIADGANVEKSLKDLGYKTDLQFANDDIPTQVSQIENMLTKGAKALIIAAIDGTTLTDVLAKAKEQNVKVIAYDRLINGTPNVDYYTTFDNYTVGVQQATSLLTGLGLLDASGNKVEGKGPFNVELFAGSPDDNNANFFWTGAMDTLKPYMDAGTLKVPSGQTKFEQAAILRWQAPVAQKRMEDILTSAYSSGTKLDGVLSPYDGLSIGIISALTSTGGYSTGNLPVVTGQDAEKGSVKSIIAGEQYSTIFKDTRQLGAQAVKMVDAVLKGTEPETNDTKTYNNKVKVVPAFLLKSVIITKDNFQKELIDSGYYTEADVK; from the coding sequence GTGAGATTGAAGAAACTCCTGGGCGCCGTAGCGGTTGTCCTTACCCTGACCGTCGGAGCCACAGGCTGCGGTAGTCGCGGTGGAACTGCGGAGTCCAGCAGCAGTGCGAATCCCAGCGATTCATTGGTGGGCATTTCCATGCCAACCCAGACCTCCGAGCGTTGGATCGCTGACGGCGCCAACGTTGAGAAGTCCTTGAAGGACCTTGGCTACAAGACAGACCTCCAGTTCGCCAACGATGACATTCCTACGCAGGTTTCCCAGATTGAGAACATGCTGACCAAGGGTGCCAAGGCGCTCATCATCGCAGCGATCGATGGCACCACCCTGACCGATGTCCTGGCCAAGGCCAAGGAACAGAACGTCAAGGTCATCGCCTACGACCGCCTCATCAACGGAACGCCCAACGTTGACTACTACACCACCTTCGACAACTACACCGTGGGTGTCCAGCAGGCCACGTCCTTGCTGACTGGCCTGGGCCTGCTTGATGCCAGCGGCAACAAGGTTGAGGGCAAGGGCCCGTTCAATGTTGAGCTGTTTGCCGGCAGCCCGGATGACAACAACGCCAACTTCTTCTGGACCGGCGCCATGGACACCCTGAAGCCTTACATGGATGCAGGCACCTTGAAGGTTCCCAGCGGCCAGACCAAGTTTGAGCAGGCAGCAATCCTGCGCTGGCAGGCACCCGTAGCCCAGAAGCGCATGGAAGACATCCTCACCTCCGCTTACAGCTCCGGTACCAAGCTGGACGGCGTACTTTCCCCGTACGACGGCCTGTCAATCGGCATCATCTCCGCCCTGACCAGCACCGGCGGCTACTCCACCGGCAACCTGCCGGTAGTCACCGGCCAGGACGCTGAAAAGGGTTCCGTGAAGTCCATCATCGCCGGTGAGCAGTACTCCACCATCTTCAAGGACACCCGCCAGCTCGGGGCCCAGGCTGTGAAGATGGTTGACGCTGTGCTCAAGGGCACCGAGCCGGAAACCAACGACACCAAGACCTACAACAACAAGGTCAAGGTTGTCCCGGCCTTCCTCCTGAAGTCCGTCATCATCACCAAGGACAACTTCCAGAAGGAACTGATCGACTCCGGCTACTACACCGAAGCCGACGTCAAGTAA
- the mmsA gene encoding multiple monosaccharide ABC transporter ATP-binding protein: MNVPILQMRGITKTFPGVKALQDVTLDVNRGEVHAICGENGAGKSTLMKVLSGVYAHNTFDGDILFENEPCEFSSITDSEKRGIVIIHQELALSPYLSIAENIYLGNELAKNGWVDWRKTNLEAAKLLARVGLSENPVTPIQHISVGKQQLVEIAKALSKEVKLLILDEPTAALNDEDSDHLLDLILHLKGQGVTSIIISHKLNEIRKVADAVTIIRDGKSIETLRLDQGQITQERIIRGMVGRDLESLYPDRTPNIGEEVLRIEDWTVQHPQDHSRMVVNNASLNVRKGEVVGLAGLMGAGRTELAMSVFGRTYGRAVSGKVYKYGQEINTSTVSDAIEHGIAYATEDRKHYGLNLIEDIKRNISMAALNKLAKRGWVDGNKETTVANHYRKSMNIKAPSVAAITGKLSGGNQQKVVLSKWMFSDPDVLILDEPTRGIDVGAKFEIYTIIAELAAAGKAVIVISSELPELLGICDRIYTLSAGHITGEVPIAEATQETLMHFMTKEKE, translated from the coding sequence ATGAACGTACCCATTCTTCAAATGCGAGGAATCACCAAGACCTTCCCCGGGGTAAAAGCCCTTCAGGACGTCACCCTGGACGTCAACCGCGGTGAGGTTCATGCCATTTGCGGCGAGAACGGAGCAGGGAAGTCCACTCTCATGAAGGTGTTGTCCGGCGTTTACGCCCACAACACCTTCGACGGCGACATCCTGTTCGAGAACGAGCCCTGCGAATTTTCGAGCATCACGGACAGCGAAAAGCGCGGCATCGTGATCATTCACCAGGAGTTGGCACTGAGCCCCTACCTGTCCATTGCCGAGAACATCTACCTCGGGAACGAGCTTGCCAAGAACGGATGGGTGGACTGGCGCAAAACCAATCTTGAAGCCGCCAAACTGCTGGCCCGGGTAGGCCTCAGCGAAAACCCGGTCACCCCCATCCAGCACATCAGCGTTGGTAAGCAGCAGCTGGTGGAAATCGCCAAGGCGCTGTCCAAAGAGGTCAAGCTCCTGATCCTGGATGAGCCCACGGCGGCGCTGAACGATGAAGACTCGGACCACTTGCTGGACCTCATCCTGCACCTCAAAGGCCAAGGCGTCACCAGCATCATCATCAGCCACAAACTCAACGAGATCCGCAAAGTAGCTGACGCCGTCACCATCATCCGCGATGGCAAGTCCATTGAGACCCTGCGCCTAGACCAGGGCCAGATCACCCAGGAACGCATCATCCGGGGCATGGTGGGCCGCGACCTCGAGAGCCTCTACCCGGACCGGACGCCCAACATCGGCGAGGAAGTCCTTCGCATTGAGGACTGGACCGTCCAGCACCCCCAAGACCATTCCCGCATGGTGGTGAACAACGCCAGCCTCAACGTCCGCAAGGGTGAAGTAGTAGGCCTGGCCGGGCTCATGGGCGCCGGCCGGACCGAGCTGGCCATGAGCGTCTTCGGCCGGACCTACGGGCGTGCAGTGTCCGGAAAGGTCTACAAGTACGGCCAGGAAATCAACACTTCCACCGTCTCCGATGCAATTGAACACGGGATCGCGTACGCCACAGAGGACCGGAAACACTACGGCCTGAACCTGATCGAGGACATCAAACGGAACATCTCCATGGCAGCGCTGAACAAGCTGGCCAAGAGGGGCTGGGTGGACGGCAACAAGGAAACCACCGTAGCCAACCACTACCGGAAGAGCATGAACATCAAGGCTCCTTCCGTTGCTGCCATCACCGGCAAGCTCTCGGGCGGAAACCAGCAAAAAGTGGTGCTGAGCAAATGGATGTTCTCAGACCCTGACGTCCTGATTCTGGACGAGCCGACCCGTGGAATCGACGTCGGAGCCAAGTTTGAGATTTACACCATCATCGCGGAGCTCGCAGCGGCTGGAAAGGCAGTCATTGTGATCTCCTCCGAGCTTCCGGAGCTCCTGGGCATTTGCGACAGGATCTACACGCTGTCCGCGGGCCACATCACCGGCGAAGTCCCCATCGCCGAAGCCACCCAGGAAACCCTCATGCACTTCATGACCAAAGAGAAGGAATAG
- the mmsB gene encoding multiple monosaccharide ABC transporter permease, with protein sequence MSALRESLGFLTSRLRQVGIFVALILIVILFQVLTGGILLQPQNVTNLVVQNSYILILAIGMVMVIIAGHIDLSVGSIAGFIGAVAGVMIVHWGWAWWLAIPACLLVGALVGAWQGYWIAYVGIPAFIVTLAGMLIFRGLTLITLKNQQITPFPNELRALGGGFLPDISGGTSVLEWLTVILGVGGTAAILFQALKERRVRRKFNLENEPMAWFAVKNGFIAVLMLIITFLLASYRGTPIVLIVLAVLVIVYSALMNNSIFGRHTYAIGGNLHAAELSGIKTKKVTFRLFVNMGVLAALAGLVFTARLNSAQPAGGTGFELDSIAAAFIGGAAVQGGIGTVAGAMIGGLIMGVLNNGMSILGLGTDYQQLIKGLVLLLAVGFDIFNKNRTGSGGGSSMGRRFKWKTTPPATETSTPATSEPVAVDAK encoded by the coding sequence ATGTCCGCCCTCAGAGAATCCCTTGGCTTCCTCACAAGCCGCCTCCGCCAGGTTGGCATTTTCGTCGCCCTGATCCTGATCGTCATTCTCTTCCAGGTACTCACGGGCGGCATCCTGCTCCAGCCGCAGAACGTCACCAACCTGGTGGTCCAGAACAGCTACATCCTGATCCTGGCCATCGGCATGGTCATGGTTATCATCGCGGGCCACATTGACCTCTCGGTGGGTTCCATCGCAGGCTTCATCGGCGCTGTCGCAGGCGTGATGATCGTCCATTGGGGCTGGGCGTGGTGGCTCGCCATCCCGGCCTGCCTCCTGGTGGGTGCGCTGGTGGGCGCGTGGCAAGGCTACTGGATTGCCTATGTGGGCATCCCGGCCTTCATCGTCACCCTCGCAGGCATGCTGATCTTCCGCGGCCTGACCCTCATTACCCTCAAGAACCAGCAGATCACCCCGTTCCCCAACGAACTCCGTGCGCTCGGTGGCGGCTTCCTCCCGGACATTTCCGGTGGCACGTCCGTCCTGGAATGGCTCACAGTGATCCTGGGCGTCGGCGGCACGGCAGCCATTCTTTTCCAGGCATTGAAGGAACGCCGGGTTCGCCGCAAGTTCAACCTCGAGAATGAGCCCATGGCCTGGTTTGCCGTCAAGAACGGGTTCATCGCAGTACTGATGCTCATCATCACCTTCCTCTTGGCCAGCTACCGCGGTACCCCGATTGTCCTGATCGTCCTTGCGGTCCTGGTGATCGTCTACTCGGCCTTGATGAACAACAGCATCTTTGGCCGTCACACCTACGCGATCGGTGGAAACCTCCACGCCGCTGAACTCTCCGGCATCAAGACCAAGAAGGTCACCTTCCGCCTCTTCGTCAACATGGGTGTCCTGGCTGCCCTGGCCGGCCTGGTCTTTACGGCCCGCTTGAACTCGGCACAGCCCGCTGGCGGTACCGGCTTCGAACTCGACTCGATCGCTGCCGCCTTCATTGGTGGCGCCGCAGTTCAGGGTGGCATCGGAACCGTGGCAGGTGCCATGATCGGCGGCCTGATCATGGGTGTGCTCAACAACGGCATGTCCATCCTTGGCCTGGGCACTGACTACCAGCAGCTCATCAAGGGCCTGGTGCTGCTGCTCGCCGTCGGCTTCGACATCTTCAACAAGAACCGCACCGGTTCCGGTGGAGGTTCCTCCATGGGCCGTCGCTTCAAGTGGAAGACCACGCCGCCTGCCACCGAAACCTCCACACCGGCCACGTCCGAGCCCGTCGCGGTCGACGCGAAATAG
- a CDS encoding LacI family DNA-binding transcriptional regulator: MGDVAKMAGVSHQTVSRVLNNHPNVSVRTKQRVESAIAQLGYRRNTAARSLVTRRSRTIGVLACETGQFGPANTLLGVEQAGREAGYFVSIANLREVTDESVNDAIAHFRNQSVDGIVILVPHPDVLAALHDVSFSVPIVAVGAGAGNQLTGASLDQRLGARLAVDHLIGLGHRRIAHISGPPHWIDAAERINGWQESLAKAGLGADVLLQGGWDAASGYRAGLDLIEQHSVTAVFVANDQMAVGVLRAVQEAGFRIPGDISVVGYDDQPEAEFFMPPLTTIKQDFEELGRRCMEAVLQQLDGDGGTGDQIVTPRLVIRATTAAPLN; encoded by the coding sequence ATGGGTGATGTTGCCAAAATGGCGGGAGTCTCGCACCAAACCGTTTCCCGCGTTTTGAACAACCATCCCAACGTCAGTGTCCGCACCAAGCAGCGGGTGGAATCAGCCATCGCACAACTTGGGTACCGCCGGAACACCGCAGCCCGGAGCCTGGTGACCCGGCGGTCCCGGACCATCGGTGTGCTTGCCTGCGAGACAGGCCAGTTCGGTCCGGCGAATACCCTCCTGGGGGTGGAGCAAGCGGGACGGGAAGCGGGGTACTTCGTCAGTATTGCCAACCTCCGGGAAGTGACGGACGAGAGCGTCAACGACGCCATTGCCCATTTCCGGAACCAGTCCGTGGACGGGATCGTCATTCTGGTCCCGCACCCGGATGTCCTGGCAGCCCTGCACGATGTTTCCTTTTCCGTGCCGATTGTGGCTGTGGGGGCGGGCGCGGGCAACCAGCTGACGGGTGCGTCTTTGGACCAGCGGCTGGGAGCCCGCCTCGCCGTCGATCACCTGATTGGCTTGGGCCACCGCCGCATCGCCCACATTTCCGGGCCGCCGCACTGGATTGACGCCGCCGAGCGCATCAATGGATGGCAGGAGTCCCTGGCGAAGGCCGGTTTAGGCGCCGACGTCCTGCTCCAAGGTGGCTGGGACGCGGCGTCCGGTTACCGTGCCGGGCTGGATCTCATTGAGCAGCACAGCGTCACGGCCGTTTTCGTTGCGAACGACCAAATGGCGGTGGGTGTCCTCCGAGCCGTGCAGGAAGCCGGCTTCCGCATCCCCGGTGACATCAGCGTGGTGGGCTACGACGACCAACCCGAGGCTGAATTTTTCATGCCCCCGCTGACCACCATCAAACAGGACTTTGAGGAACTCGGCCGCCGCTGCATGGAAGCGGTCCTGCAGCAACTGGACGGGGACGGCGGAACAGGCGATCAGATTGTCACCCCCCGGCTGGTGATCCGCGCCACCACCGCGGCCCCACTAAACTAG
- the pyrE gene encoding orotate phosphoribosyltransferase → MTSSVDTAAARARLLELIKELAVVRGKVILSSGKEADYYIDLRRITLHHEASKLVGQVMLAMIDDAGVSVECAGGLTMGADPVGTAVMHAAADAGRAVDAFVVRKAQKSYGMGRQVEGPSVEGRNVVVLEDTSTTGGSALTAVEGVRKAGGNVVAVAVIVDRNTGAKEKIEAETGVPYLFAFGKDELGLD, encoded by the coding sequence ATGACTTCCTCCGTTGATACTGCTGCTGCCCGCGCCCGCCTTCTTGAACTCATCAAAGAACTGGCGGTGGTCCGCGGCAAGGTGATCCTCTCCAGCGGCAAGGAAGCGGACTACTACATTGACCTCCGCCGCATCACTTTGCATCACGAGGCCTCCAAGCTGGTGGGTCAGGTCATGTTGGCAATGATCGACGACGCCGGTGTGTCAGTTGAGTGCGCCGGCGGGCTCACCATGGGTGCGGACCCTGTGGGTACCGCTGTGATGCACGCTGCTGCCGATGCTGGCCGTGCCGTGGACGCCTTCGTTGTCCGCAAGGCCCAGAAGTCCTACGGCATGGGCCGTCAGGTAGAGGGCCCCTCGGTTGAAGGCCGCAACGTAGTGGTCCTCGAGGACACGTCCACCACCGGCGGCTCCGCACTGACCGCCGTCGAAGGTGTCCGTAAGGCGGGCGGCAACGTAGTGGCCGTGGCCGTCATTGTGGACCGCAACACCGGCGCCAAAGAGAAGATCGAAGCCGAAACGGGTGTGCCGTACCTCTTCGCATTCGGCAAGGATGAACTGGGCCTCGACTAA
- a CDS encoding thioesterase domain-containing protein, with protein sequence MDVQVGKLPAPPEVNENLPAPVSTEPEQSEDPGSWARILPHAARLKKTSRRNFLITAGASGALAADMLFTRRVQAERRSTKILRVPDPYSDLYFPKASWILFPGYKTSWEEAQWILNSLRPALHQRGRLAAVGYSNLGLDVDEVVREIILHVRELGLEKLYFYGHSFGGMLATQVAARLLELHGVETQLIVLDSSPFNRADVLDQSWFDGVVFLYENGFRIPSVLRGGYELGERVAHKDERTWRQILDQSLEQLSPIAPSSVLIQTESAYIYHFDGLRLAGKIGGAKMAFIGNAKDGTVDYESARAGWSKVFGANMVMPTLSTEGARPAHASPQWNGSIYRPLLERVQDELQPLPPEPREPSYQEPNGKVIRPV encoded by the coding sequence GTGGACGTTCAGGTAGGCAAGCTCCCGGCACCGCCGGAGGTGAACGAAAACCTCCCCGCGCCGGTGAGTACGGAACCGGAGCAATCAGAGGATCCGGGCTCATGGGCCCGGATCCTGCCCCACGCTGCCCGGCTGAAGAAGACGTCCCGCCGTAACTTCCTCATCACCGCCGGAGCTTCCGGGGCGCTCGCCGCGGACATGCTCTTCACCCGGCGCGTCCAGGCCGAGCGGCGGTCCACCAAGATCCTCCGTGTCCCTGATCCGTACTCGGACCTGTACTTTCCCAAGGCCAGTTGGATCCTCTTTCCCGGCTACAAAACCAGTTGGGAAGAGGCCCAATGGATCCTCAACTCGCTCCGTCCGGCGCTGCATCAGCGGGGCCGCCTTGCCGCCGTCGGGTATTCCAATCTGGGACTGGACGTGGACGAGGTGGTCCGCGAAATCATCCTCCACGTCCGTGAGTTGGGACTGGAGAAGCTGTACTTTTACGGCCATAGCTTCGGCGGAATGCTCGCCACCCAAGTCGCTGCCCGCCTGCTGGAGCTGCACGGCGTCGAGACGCAGTTAATCGTCCTGGATTCGAGCCCCTTCAACCGCGCTGACGTGCTTGACCAAAGCTGGTTCGACGGCGTGGTGTTCCTTTACGAGAACGGCTTTCGCATCCCATCAGTCCTGCGCGGCGGCTACGAGCTGGGGGAGCGTGTGGCGCACAAGGACGAGCGCACCTGGCGGCAGATCCTCGATCAAAGCCTGGAGCAACTCTCACCGATCGCACCCTCCAGCGTGCTGATCCAGACGGAGTCGGCGTACATCTACCACTTTGACGGCCTCCGGCTGGCCGGAAAAATCGGGGGAGCCAAGATGGCGTTCATCGGCAACGCCAAGGACGGCACCGTGGACTACGAGTCGGCGCGCGCGGGGTGGAGCAAGGTCTTCGGTGCCAACATGGTCATGCCCACGCTCAGCACAGAAGGCGCCCGGCCCGCCCACGCCAGCCCGCAGTGGAACGGCAGCATCTACCGGCCGTTGCTGGAACGGGTCCAGGACGAGCTGCAACCGCTCCCGCCCGAGCCCCGGGAGCCGTCATACCAAGAGCCGAATGGCAAGGTCATCCGCCCGGTCTAG
- a CDS encoding ABC transporter ATP-binding protein: MNGLQLTGISRSFGDRRVLHDVDLTVHRGEIVGFIGGNGAGKTTTMRVILGLLTPDRGEVTWEGLPIRAQDRRRIGYMPEERGLYPQMPVRDQIIHFALLEGHHTEAAREVADKLIVSLGLQAREQALVQDLSLGNQQRVQLAVALVGNPALLVLDEPFSGLDPIAVETMSRLIREQADRGVGVLFSSHQLELVERLCDKVCVLDRGRVTASGSVVELQDDGKSRWRLGFSRTADSFAAEVSMARGVNVEFSASDRTTVLVSVDGSGRDVPGEILAAAQRHGGLKSIASAQRSLADLLAGKFISSSDPGTSPGAERSLDKVGVSQ; this comes from the coding sequence ATGAACGGCCTACAGCTCACGGGCATCAGCCGCAGCTTCGGTGACCGCAGGGTCCTCCACGATGTGGACCTCACGGTCCATCGCGGGGAGATCGTGGGATTCATCGGCGGCAACGGTGCAGGCAAAACCACCACCATGCGCGTGATCCTTGGTCTGCTGACCCCGGATCGAGGAGAAGTTACCTGGGAAGGGTTGCCCATCAGGGCTCAGGACCGGCGACGCATTGGTTACATGCCCGAGGAACGCGGCCTCTACCCCCAGATGCCGGTGCGGGACCAGATCATTCACTTCGCTTTGCTGGAAGGGCACCACACCGAGGCCGCACGTGAGGTCGCAGACAAACTCATCGTGTCCCTCGGCCTCCAAGCCCGCGAGCAGGCATTAGTCCAGGACCTCTCCTTGGGAAATCAGCAGCGCGTCCAGTTGGCCGTCGCCTTGGTTGGAAATCCCGCACTGCTGGTGCTGGACGAGCCCTTCTCGGGGTTGGACCCCATCGCTGTCGAAACGATGTCCCGGCTCATCCGGGAGCAAGCCGACCGGGGCGTGGGGGTTCTGTTCTCCTCACACCAACTTGAGCTCGTTGAGCGCCTCTGCGACAAGGTGTGCGTTCTGGATCGCGGCCGAGTGACAGCGAGCGGCAGCGTGGTGGAACTGCAGGATGACGGAAAGAGCCGCTGGCGACTCGGCTTCTCCCGCACGGCAGATTCGTTCGCCGCCGAAGTCTCGATGGCCCGGGGCGTCAACGTGGAGTTTTCCGCCTCCGACCGAACTACAGTGCTCGTCTCGGTGGACGGCTCAGGCCGGGACGTGCCCGGCGAAATCCTTGCAGCAGCGCAACGGCACGGCGGGTTGAAGAGCATCGCGTCCGCACAAAGGTCCTTGGCAGACCTGCTCGCCGGAAAGTTCATTTCGTCGTCAGATCCAGGTACCAGCCCGGGGGCGGAGCGCTCCCTCGACAAAGTTGGAGTATCGCAATGA
- a CDS encoding ABC transporter permease, producing the protein MSTTTFDRTTRIAGPSSGSGLRETRLIIRREVLTRLGNRTILTATGLLALFAGAAAGIGGWFLVDSLGGAGAMSFDPRAIFATAMISALLASLVYSASSLTSGVVEEKSSRIVEILLTKIGIVPLLAGKMIGIGLVTLIQLLAIGGTAVVGFSVVGGWSLINVAVGPSLLWFLLWFLLGYVIFAALNTTLASTVSRQEDLGTAVMPLSVLQMVLLVVSLYVLPMNLGNPWMEGLSFVPLFSSYLMPMRFALEDVSTWEMVLAAGISVAAIPALFWLATVIYRNNALRTGSRVSLQQSLTSDETA; encoded by the coding sequence ATGAGCACAACAACATTTGATCGCACAACCCGCATCGCGGGTCCTTCTTCCGGCAGTGGATTACGCGAGACGCGCCTGATCATCCGGCGTGAGGTCCTTACCAGGCTGGGGAACCGGACCATACTCACGGCAACAGGACTTCTGGCCCTTTTCGCCGGCGCCGCTGCCGGGATCGGCGGATGGTTCTTGGTGGACTCACTGGGCGGGGCTGGTGCAATGAGCTTCGATCCTCGGGCCATCTTCGCCACTGCCATGATCAGCGCATTGCTGGCCTCCTTGGTCTACTCGGCCTCGAGCCTGACCTCGGGGGTGGTGGAGGAGAAATCGTCAAGGATCGTGGAGATCCTGCTGACCAAGATCGGGATCGTCCCGTTGCTGGCTGGAAAGATGATCGGCATAGGACTGGTCACCCTTATCCAACTGCTGGCAATCGGCGGAACCGCCGTGGTGGGATTCAGCGTGGTGGGAGGCTGGTCCCTCATCAACGTCGCTGTGGGACCGAGCCTGCTGTGGTTCCTCCTCTGGTTCCTTCTGGGCTACGTGATTTTCGCGGCCTTGAACACGACCCTCGCTTCCACGGTTTCCCGGCAAGAGGACCTGGGTACAGCGGTCATGCCTCTGTCAGTCCTGCAAATGGTGCTGCTGGTGGTCTCTCTCTACGTCCTGCCAATGAACCTGGGAAACCCGTGGATGGAGGGGCTGTCCTTCGTGCCTCTGTTCTCCTCCTACCTCATGCCGATGCGCTTCGCACTCGAAGACGTGTCCACCTGGGAGATGGTGCTGGCCGCCGGCATATCGGTGGCAGCGATTCCCGCTCTGTTCTGGCTGGCCACCGTGATTTACCGGAACAACGCACTGCGCACCGGCTCACGGGTCTCCCTGCAACAGTCCCTGACCTCCGACGAGACGGCCTAG
- a CDS encoding response regulator transcription factor, producing MTRVLLVDDELLAREILRDYLSSDPSIEVVGEASDGRVAVVQAASLRPDVILMDMQMPVMDGVAATAQIHADFPEIAILGLSTFSTDRYVVDLLRAGASGYLVKDTLPKEITAAIHTVMAGESVLSAKVTRHVVTGLAESVPAEVIPDPKLVDALTKKELEVIQLLGRGMSNREMAAELFVTESTIKARFVNVMEKLGVRDRVQILVAAVEGGLVDLSPSARSRLES from the coding sequence ATGACGCGAGTGTTGTTGGTGGATGATGAGCTGTTGGCCCGGGAGATTCTGCGGGATTATCTCTCGTCCGACCCGTCCATCGAAGTTGTCGGAGAGGCATCGGATGGGCGTGTGGCCGTGGTTCAGGCAGCCTCACTTCGGCCGGATGTGATCCTGATGGATATGCAGATGCCAGTGATGGACGGTGTTGCTGCAACTGCCCAAATCCATGCAGATTTCCCGGAAATCGCCATATTGGGGTTGAGCACCTTCTCCACCGATCGCTACGTGGTGGACCTGCTGCGGGCTGGAGCGTCGGGATACCTTGTCAAGGACACGCTGCCCAAGGAAATCACTGCCGCCATCCACACTGTGATGGCCGGCGAATCCGTACTGTCCGCCAAAGTGACGCGGCATGTTGTGACAGGACTCGCTGAGTCCGTTCCAGCTGAAGTCATTCCGGACCCCAAGCTAGTGGACGCGCTGACCAAAAAGGAGCTGGAGGTGATCCAGCTGCTTGGACGGGGAATGAGCAACCGCGAGATGGCTGCAGAGCTGTTCGTGACAGAGTCCACCATCAAAGCCCGGTTCGTGAACGTGATGGAGAAGCTCGGTGTGCGGGACCGGGTACAGATCCTGGTTGCCGCGGTCGAAGGAGGACTTGTGGACCTCAGCCCCAGTGCGCGTTCACGGCTGGAATCTTGA
- a CDS encoding sensor histidine kinase produces the protein MSRTNWLADVKPLPGGWVLRSAIVMATLLFLALGIRWQQHDLSSFQGWLELVVPYLPLLALLLGATQAAVAWCLSLAVIMVLGGDASLVVAMIFPTMVVVAFCSFLLPWKLAINFSLFVPSVLLGLYISTPEMADQPAVLLALVVFLAAAAWRSVNVYRHRYEQSTHHIRDLQEQQAQVRSEERTRLAHELHDIVAHDVTIIAMQARRAEFVNDQAKTSQILEGIGNAAQQTLQDLRSLVTLLKDEERDQPEGGLLDAPAMSGETTTAVGLVHDLDGVVEALDRAGFKVSLVVEGEVARIPASLRQALRRTVREMGTNVLKHADPSGVVDLRLAVGADRVQLASENTVSTAEPIMSSRTGLEAMSARCEVFGGFMDVGLSEGRWTTAVSIPLEGLASADA, from the coding sequence ATGAGTAGGACGAACTGGCTCGCTGACGTCAAACCCCTGCCCGGAGGGTGGGTTCTTCGCTCGGCCATCGTCATGGCAACCTTGCTATTCCTGGCATTGGGGATTCGCTGGCAGCAACACGATCTTTCGTCGTTTCAGGGATGGTTGGAGCTGGTAGTCCCGTATCTGCCGCTCCTCGCACTCCTTCTCGGAGCAACGCAGGCCGCTGTTGCGTGGTGTCTGTCCCTGGCCGTCATCATGGTGCTGGGTGGAGACGCGTCCCTTGTGGTGGCCATGATCTTCCCCACGATGGTGGTGGTTGCCTTCTGTTCCTTCCTTCTTCCGTGGAAGCTGGCCATCAATTTCTCGCTGTTCGTGCCGAGCGTCTTGCTGGGTTTATACATATCAACGCCGGAGATGGCCGACCAACCGGCGGTGCTGCTGGCGCTGGTGGTCTTCCTTGCGGCCGCGGCGTGGCGCAGCGTCAACGTCTACCGGCACCGCTACGAGCAAAGCACACACCACATCCGCGATTTGCAGGAGCAACAGGCGCAAGTCCGCAGTGAGGAACGAACCCGCCTCGCCCACGAGCTTCACGACATCGTGGCCCACGACGTGACCATCATTGCCATGCAGGCGCGACGGGCGGAGTTCGTGAACGACCAGGCGAAGACCTCCCAAATCCTGGAGGGCATCGGCAACGCGGCACAGCAGACGTTGCAGGACCTGCGCAGCCTGGTAACCCTCCTCAAAGACGAGGAAAGGGACCAGCCGGAAGGTGGTTTGCTGGATGCTCCTGCCATGTCCGGTGAAACCACCACCGCCGTTGGCTTGGTCCACGATCTCGACGGAGTTGTGGAAGCACTGGACCGCGCGGGCTTCAAAGTAAGCCTCGTCGTCGAAGGGGAAGTAGCCCGGATCCCGGCCAGCCTGCGCCAGGCGCTTCGCCGGACGGTTCGGGAAATGGGGACCAACGTCCTTAAACATGCTGACCCGTCCGGGGTGGTGGATCTGCGTCTGGCTGTAGGGGCCGATCGCGTACAGCTCGCATCGGAGAACACGGTCTCCACCGCCGAGCCCATCATGTCCTCCAGGACCGGGCTTGAGGCAATGAGTGCCCGCTGTGAAGTGTTCGGAGGATTCATGGACGTCGGCCTCAGCGAGGGGCGCTGGACCACCGCGGTGTCCATCCCTTTGGAAGGGCTGGCGTCTGCGGATGCCTAA